The following coding sequences are from one Ornithodoros turicata isolate Travis chromosome 1, ASM3712646v1, whole genome shotgun sequence window:
- the LOC135368470 gene encoding uncharacterized protein LOC135368470 isoform X1, with protein sequence MCVLGRLLRELCRHMSESVRGKPRKNPRQHSRHRDSNPRTSQSRRELRQFIQQGTEPAFKQMRIDDQGLCHRHICQETLDKLVVDFVVNGSHPFSIVEEDSFVRMLQYAAPMKKVLTRRMLATRIEDSFTELKQRMQDTFRTVQYVTVTADCWSSHHRHFLGVMALWLETDNLQRKIATLACRRMIGNVTYDKLAQTMNSILEEYGLHGKVTKVVTDNGSNFVKTFRCFGLDTDDAFEHFEVPNREERELHTLLDEGDTGLRLPPHQRCAAHTFKLIATVDASRAEMDPDYRKVSEAVFKKCSALWSKEGQSARAAGVVKGFCGRYLRRPVPTRWNSLYDSLECIIRVIDEGKDIDGLCRRLNVPVLQRSTDIKFIEEYCKVMQPLCTALDILLGDKHMFVGYLLPTVSVVTQRLQYEGMKGQRFCGPLVTALLDGIQRRFEHLMEDKELLLAAAVFPHFKISWLTDITRREIVTEMLKKELCDVSTPATGTPTTTTSSSTDDFFAFTRQSRMVETAEDSELTKFLRIEEDYPLSRMKENFPRVHELFLRVNTAVPSSASVERLFSSAADIFTRKRTSLSDTSFEYQLLLKCNSWMTLGK encoded by the exons atgtgcgtcctgggccgacttctaagggaactgtgccgacatatgtctgaaagcgtccgaggaaaacccaggaaaaaccccagacagcacagccggcaccgggattcgaacccgcgtacctcccagtctcgacgtgagtTGAG GCAATTCATCCAACAAG GCACAGAGCCCGCGTTCAAGCAAATGCGGATCGATGACCAGGGCCTATGCCATAGGCACATCTGTCAGGAGACTTTAGACAAGCTCGTTGTGGACTTTGTTGTCAACGGATCCCATCCATTTTCGATCGTCGAGGAGGATTCATTCGTCCGCATGCTGCAATATGCTGCACCAATGAAGAAAGTGCTTACACGTAGGATGCTGGCCACAAGAATTGAGGACAGTTTCACGGAGCTGAAGCAGCGGATGCAAGACACTTTTCGGACTGTGCAGTACGTGACAGTAACTGCTGACTGCTGGTCTTCACATCACAG GCACTTCCTTGGTGTCATGGCACTCTGGCTCGAAACGGACAATTTGCAACGAAAGATCGCAACTTTAGCTTGCCGTCGCATGATTGGGAACGTGACTTACGACAAGCTCGCTCAGACCATGAACAGCATCCTCGAAGAATATGGGCTTCACGGAAAAGTGACCAAGGTTGTCACCGATAACGGCTCGAACTTCGTCAAAACATTTCG GTGTTTTGGACTTGACACAGACGATGCGTTTGAGCACTTTGAGGTGCCGAACAGAGAGGAAAGAGAACTTCATACTTTGCTGGACGAAGGCGACACAGGACTCCGTCTACCACCCCATCAACGGTGCGCGGCGCACACTTTTAAGCTGATCGCAACGGTGGATGCCTCAAGAGCCGAAATGGACCCAGACTATAGGAAAGTGTCCGAAGCTGTTTTCAAGAAATGTTCGGCACTGTGGAGCAAAGAAGGCCAATCTGCGCGCGCCGCGGGCGTTGTAAAAGGTTTTTGCGGCCGGTACTTGCGAAGACCCGTACCAACGCGGTGGAACTCACTCTATGATTCACTGGAGTGTATCATTCGTGTCATTGACGAGGGCAAAGATATCGACGGACTCTGCCGAAGGCTCAACGTTCCCGTGCTGCAGCGGAGCACAGACATTAAATTTATTGAAGAGTATTGTAAG GTAATGCAGCCTCTATGCACAGCGCTCGACATCCTGCTAGGAGACAAACACATGTTCGTCGGCTACCTTCTACCAACCGTATCCGTCGTAACACAGCGACTGCAGTACGAAGGAATGAAAGGGCAACGGTTCTGCGGGCCACTCGTCACTGCCCTTCTCGATGGCATTCAGAGGAG GTTTGAACACCTCATGGAAGACAAGGAGCTCCTCCTTGCTGCGGCTGTCTTTCCGCATTTCAAGATTTCCTGGCTGACCGACATTACCCGCCGAGAGATTGTAACTGAGATGCTGAAAAAAGAGCTGTGCGACGTCAGCACGCCAGCAACGGGGACACCAACGACCACAACGAGCTCCAGCACAGACGACTTCTTCGCATTCACACGTCAGAGTCGTATGGTGGAAACTGCTGAAGACTCCGAGCTCACGAAGTTCTTGCGCATCGAGGAGGACTACCCTCTGTCGAGGATGAAAGAAAACTTTCCTCGCGTCCACGAACTCTTCCTCAGGGTGAATACGGCGGTCCCTTCGAGCGCGTCAGTGGAGCGGCTCTTCAGCTCGGCGGCTGACATATTTACAAGGAAGCGAACTAGCTTATCAGATACTAGTTTCGAGTATCAATTGCTATTGAAATGCAATTCATGGATGACGTTAGGAAAATAA
- the LOC135368470 gene encoding uncharacterized protein LOC135368470 isoform X2 — translation MRIDDQGLCHRHICQETLDKLVVDFVVNGSHPFSIVEEDSFVRMLQYAAPMKKVLTRRMLATRIEDSFTELKQRMQDTFRTVQYVTVTADCWSSHHRHFLGVMALWLETDNLQRKIATLACRRMIGNVTYDKLAQTMNSILEEYGLHGKVTKVVTDNGSNFVKTFRCFGLDTDDAFEHFEVPNREERELHTLLDEGDTGLRLPPHQRCAAHTFKLIATVDASRAEMDPDYRKVSEAVFKKCSALWSKEGQSARAAGVVKGFCGRYLRRPVPTRWNSLYDSLECIIRVIDEGKDIDGLCRRLNVPVLQRSTDIKFIEEYCKVMQPLCTALDILLGDKHMFVGYLLPTVSVVTQRLQYEGMKGQRFCGPLVTALLDGIQRRFEHLMEDKELLLAAAVFPHFKISWLTDITRREIVTEMLKKELCDVSTPATGTPTTTTSSSTDDFFAFTRQSRMVETAEDSELTKFLRIEEDYPLSRMKENFPRVHELFLRVNTAVPSSASVERLFSSAADIFTRKRTSLSDTSFEYQLLLKCNSWMTLGK, via the exons ATGCGGATCGATGACCAGGGCCTATGCCATAGGCACATCTGTCAGGAGACTTTAGACAAGCTCGTTGTGGACTTTGTTGTCAACGGATCCCATCCATTTTCGATCGTCGAGGAGGATTCATTCGTCCGCATGCTGCAATATGCTGCACCAATGAAGAAAGTGCTTACACGTAGGATGCTGGCCACAAGAATTGAGGACAGTTTCACGGAGCTGAAGCAGCGGATGCAAGACACTTTTCGGACTGTGCAGTACGTGACAGTAACTGCTGACTGCTGGTCTTCACATCACAG GCACTTCCTTGGTGTCATGGCACTCTGGCTCGAAACGGACAATTTGCAACGAAAGATCGCAACTTTAGCTTGCCGTCGCATGATTGGGAACGTGACTTACGACAAGCTCGCTCAGACCATGAACAGCATCCTCGAAGAATATGGGCTTCACGGAAAAGTGACCAAGGTTGTCACCGATAACGGCTCGAACTTCGTCAAAACATTTCG GTGTTTTGGACTTGACACAGACGATGCGTTTGAGCACTTTGAGGTGCCGAACAGAGAGGAAAGAGAACTTCATACTTTGCTGGACGAAGGCGACACAGGACTCCGTCTACCACCCCATCAACGGTGCGCGGCGCACACTTTTAAGCTGATCGCAACGGTGGATGCCTCAAGAGCCGAAATGGACCCAGACTATAGGAAAGTGTCCGAAGCTGTTTTCAAGAAATGTTCGGCACTGTGGAGCAAAGAAGGCCAATCTGCGCGCGCCGCGGGCGTTGTAAAAGGTTTTTGCGGCCGGTACTTGCGAAGACCCGTACCAACGCGGTGGAACTCACTCTATGATTCACTGGAGTGTATCATTCGTGTCATTGACGAGGGCAAAGATATCGACGGACTCTGCCGAAGGCTCAACGTTCCCGTGCTGCAGCGGAGCACAGACATTAAATTTATTGAAGAGTATTGTAAG GTAATGCAGCCTCTATGCACAGCGCTCGACATCCTGCTAGGAGACAAACACATGTTCGTCGGCTACCTTCTACCAACCGTATCCGTCGTAACACAGCGACTGCAGTACGAAGGAATGAAAGGGCAACGGTTCTGCGGGCCACTCGTCACTGCCCTTCTCGATGGCATTCAGAGGAG GTTTGAACACCTCATGGAAGACAAGGAGCTCCTCCTTGCTGCGGCTGTCTTTCCGCATTTCAAGATTTCCTGGCTGACCGACATTACCCGCCGAGAGATTGTAACTGAGATGCTGAAAAAAGAGCTGTGCGACGTCAGCACGCCAGCAACGGGGACACCAACGACCACAACGAGCTCCAGCACAGACGACTTCTTCGCATTCACACGTCAGAGTCGTATGGTGGAAACTGCTGAAGACTCCGAGCTCACGAAGTTCTTGCGCATCGAGGAGGACTACCCTCTGTCGAGGATGAAAGAAAACTTTCCTCGCGTCCACGAACTCTTCCTCAGGGTGAATACGGCGGTCCCTTCGAGCGCGTCAGTGGAGCGGCTCTTCAGCTCGGCGGCTGACATATTTACAAGGAAGCGAACTAGCTTATCAGATACTAGTTTCGAGTATCAATTGCTATTGAAATGCAATTCATGGATGACGTTAGGAAAATAA